One Acanthochromis polyacanthus isolate Apoly-LR-REF ecotype Palm Island chromosome 6, KAUST_Apoly_ChrSc, whole genome shotgun sequence DNA segment encodes these proteins:
- the LOC127534455 gene encoding NLR family CARD domain-containing protein 3-like isoform X9, producing the protein MERIHQNPGPGPEPEPGPGPGPAPSCVSFKSDDSKDFFIDFKGDGAPAAQRVDQQNSEVPRVQSDQQLHLDSIFMLLEDNMVTFVKKELKKMQKVVSPDYPECSESQREDEEELESDDEDQRSSREMFQQITVLFLRRMKQEKLADRLQSKFAAPVCRRKLKCGLKKKFQRVFEGIAKAGQSTLLNEIYTELYITEGGTAEVNDEHEVRQIEAASRKADRAERSIRPEDIFKGSPGRDGPIRTVMTQGVAGIGKTVLTQKLTLDWAEDKSNQDIHFMFPLTFRELNVLKERKFSLVELVHHFFSETKAAGMCRFEDFQVVLIFDGLDECRLPLDFHNNEVLTDVTESTSVDVLLTNLIRGNLLPSARLWITTRPAAANQIPPDCVDMVTDVRGFTDPQKEEYFKKRSKDEEQASSIISHIKAAQSLHIMCHIPVFCWITATVLEELLRTREGGDLPRTLTEMYIYHLVVQTKVKKVKYDGGAETDPHWSPDSRRMIESLGKLAFEQLQKGNLIFYESDLKECGINMEAASVYSGVFTQIFKEERGLYQDKVFCFIHLSVQEFLAAVYMFHCYTNRKEKVLEDFLGKDWKDEGRDTLDVFLNRVMEKSLRSKNGHLDLFVRFLHGLCLESNQRLLGGRLDQTENHPEMIQRVINNLKKMNSDEMSPDRSINIFHCLMEMKDLSVHHEIQEFLQSKNRSEEELSEIHCSALAYMLQMSEEVLDKLDLNMYRTSDEGKRRLIPAVRNCRKARLSDCGLSESHCEVVASALKSNPSYLIELDLSWNKLQDSGVKHLCDGLQSPNCKLETLRLIGCRLSEISCDSLVSALKSNPSHLEHLDLSGNNLKDSSVKHLLDLVESPDCSLQTLRWK; encoded by the exons ATGGAAAG GATCCATCAGAACCCAGGACCAggacctgaaccagaaccaggaccaggaccaggacctgcacccagctgtgtgtcctttaaGAGCGATGACTCAAAGgatttttttattgactttaaagGAGATGGAGCTCCTGCTGCTCAGAG agtggaccagcagaactcagaggttcccagagtTCAGTCTGACCAGCAGcttcacctggactccatattcatg ctgctggaggacaacatggtgacttttgtgaagaaagagctgaagaagatgcagaaggttgtgagtccagattacccagaatgctcagagagtcagagggaggatgaggaggagttggagagtgatgatgaagatcagaggagcagcagagagatgtttcagcagatcacagtgttgttcctgaggaggatgaagcaggagaagctggctgaccgtctgcagagca aATTTGCTGCTCCAGTTTGTAGACGTAAACTTAAATgtggtctgaagaagaagttccagagagtgtttgagggcatcgctaaagcaggacagtcgaccctcctgaatgagatctacacagagctgtacatcacagagggagggactgcagaggtcaatgatgaacatgaggtcagacagattgaagcagcatccaggaaagcagacagagcagaaagaagcatcagaccagaagacatctttaaaggctcacctggaagagatggaccaatcagaacagtgatgacacagggagtggctggcattgggaaaacagtgttaacacagaagttgactctggactgggctgaagacaaaagcaaccaggacatccacttcatgtttccattgactttcagagagctgaatgtgctgaaagagagaaagttcagcttggtggaacttgttcatcacttcttcagtgaaaccaaagcagcaggaatgtgcaggtttgaagacttccaggttgtgttgatctttgacggtctggatgagtgtcgccttcctctggacttccacaacaatgaggtcctgactgatgttacagagtctacctcagtggatgtgctgctgacaaacctgatcagggggaatctgcttccctctgctcgcctctggataaccacacgacctgcagcagccaatcagatccctcctgactgtgtggacatggtgacagatgtcagagggttcactgacccacagaaggaggagtacttcaagAAGAGATCCaaagatgaggagcaggccagcagcatcatctcccacattaaagcagcacaaagtctccacatcatgtgccacatcccagtgttctgctggatcactgctacagttctggaggagctgctgagaaccagagagggaggagatctgcccagaaccctgactgagatgtacatctaccacctggtggttcagaccaaagtcaagaaggtcaagtatgacggaggagctgagacagatccacactggagtccagacagcaggaggatgattgagtctctgggaaaactggcttttgagcagttgcagaaaggaaacctgatcttctatgagtccgacctgaaAGAGTGTGGCATCAAtatggaagcagcctcagtgtactcaggagtgttcacacagatctttaaagaggagagaggactgtaccaggacaaggtgttctgcttcatccatctgagcgttcaggagtttctggctgcagtctacatgttccactgttacaccaacaggaaggagaaggttctggaagacttcctgggaaaagactggaaagatgAGGGGAGAGACACTCTGGATGTGTTCCTGaacagagtcatggagaaatccctgagaagtaaaaatggtcacctggacctgtttgttcgcttccttcatggcctctgtctggagtccaaccagagactctTAGGAGGTCGGCTGGATCAGACAGAGAACCatccagaaatgatccagagagtcatcaacaacctgaagaagatgaacagtgatgaaatgtctccagacaggagcatcaacatcttccactgtctgatggagatgaaggatctctcagtacATCATGAGATCCAAGAGTTCCTTCAGTCAAAGAACAGATCAGAGGAGGAACTCTCTGAGatccactgctcagctctggcctacatgctgcaaatgtcagaggaggttctggataAGTTGGACCTGAACATGTACAGAACATCAGATGAGGGAAAACGGAggctgattccagctgtgaggaactgcagaaaggctcg ACTTTCTGACTGTGGActctcagagagtcactgtgaagttgtggcctcagctctgaagtccaacccctcctatctgatagaactggacctgagctggaacaagctgcaggattcaggagtgaagcatctttgtgatggactgcagagtccaaactgtaaactggagactctcag
- the LOC127534455 gene encoding NLR family CARD domain-containing protein 3-like isoform X10, with protein MERIHQNPGPGPEPEPGPGPGPAPSCVSFKSDDSKDFFIDFKGDGAPAAQRVDQQNSEVPRVQSDQQLHLDSIFMLLEDNMVTFVKKELKKMQKVVSPDYPECSESQREDEEELESDDEDQRSSREMFQQITVLFLRRMKQEKLADRLQSKFAAPVCRRKLKCGLKKKFQRVFEGIAKAGQSTLLNEIYTELYITEGGTAEVNDEHEVRQIEAASRKADRAERSIRPEDIFKGSPGRDGPIRTVMTQGVAGIGKTVLTQKLTLDWAEDKSNQDIHFMFPLTFRELNVLKERKFSLVELVHHFFSETKAAGMCRFEDFQVVLIFDGLDECRLPLDFHNNEVLTDVTESTSVDVLLTNLIRGNLLPSARLWITTRPAAANQIPPDCVDMVTDVRGFTDPQKEEYFKKRSKDEEQASSIISHIKAAQSLHIMCHIPVFCWITATVLEELLRTREGGDLPRTLTEMYIYHLVVQTKVKKVKYDGGAETDPHWSPDSRRMIESLGKLAFEQLQKGNLIFYESDLKECGINMEAASVYSGVFTQIFKEERGLYQDKVFCFIHLSVQEFLAAVYMFHCYTNRKEKVLEDFLGKDWKDEGRDTLDVFLNRVMEKSLRSKNGHLDLFVRFLHGLCLESNQRLLGGRLDQTENHPEMIQRVINNLKKMNSDEMSPDRSINIFHCLMEMKDLSVHHEIQEFLQSKNRSEEELSEIHCSALAYMLQMSEEVLDKLDLNMYRTSDEGKRRLIPAVRNCRKARLSDCGLSESHCEVVASALKSNPSYLIELDLSWNKLQDSGVKHLCDGLQSPNCKLETLRLEFCSLSKISCDSLVSALKSNPSHLEHLDLSGNNLQDSGVKHLSGFLESPDCSLKTLRWK; from the exons ATGGAAAG GATCCATCAGAACCCAGGACCAggacctgaaccagaaccaggaccaggaccaggacctgcacccagctgtgtgtcctttaaGAGCGATGACTCAAAGgatttttttattgactttaaagGAGATGGAGCTCCTGCTGCTCAGAG agtggaccagcagaactcagaggttcccagagtTCAGTCTGACCAGCAGcttcacctggactccatattcatg ctgctggaggacaacatggtgacttttgtgaagaaagagctgaagaagatgcagaaggttgtgagtccagattacccagaatgctcagagagtcagagggaggatgaggaggagttggagagtgatgatgaagatcagaggagcagcagagagatgtttcagcagatcacagtgttgttcctgaggaggatgaagcaggagaagctggctgaccgtctgcagagca aATTTGCTGCTCCAGTTTGTAGACGTAAACTTAAATgtggtctgaagaagaagttccagagagtgtttgagggcatcgctaaagcaggacagtcgaccctcctgaatgagatctacacagagctgtacatcacagagggagggactgcagaggtcaatgatgaacatgaggtcagacagattgaagcagcatccaggaaagcagacagagcagaaagaagcatcagaccagaagacatctttaaaggctcacctggaagagatggaccaatcagaacagtgatgacacagggagtggctggcattgggaaaacagtgttaacacagaagttgactctggactgggctgaagacaaaagcaaccaggacatccacttcatgtttccattgactttcagagagctgaatgtgctgaaagagagaaagttcagcttggtggaacttgttcatcacttcttcagtgaaaccaaagcagcaggaatgtgcaggtttgaagacttccaggttgtgttgatctttgacggtctggatgagtgtcgccttcctctggacttccacaacaatgaggtcctgactgatgttacagagtctacctcagtggatgtgctgctgacaaacctgatcagggggaatctgcttccctctgctcgcctctggataaccacacgacctgcagcagccaatcagatccctcctgactgtgtggacatggtgacagatgtcagagggttcactgacccacagaaggaggagtacttcaagAAGAGATCCaaagatgaggagcaggccagcagcatcatctcccacattaaagcagcacaaagtctccacatcatgtgccacatcccagtgttctgctggatcactgctacagttctggaggagctgctgagaaccagagagggaggagatctgcccagaaccctgactgagatgtacatctaccacctggtggttcagaccaaagtcaagaaggtcaagtatgacggaggagctgagacagatccacactggagtccagacagcaggaggatgattgagtctctgggaaaactggcttttgagcagttgcagaaaggaaacctgatcttctatgagtccgacctgaaAGAGTGTGGCATCAAtatggaagcagcctcagtgtactcaggagtgttcacacagatctttaaagaggagagaggactgtaccaggacaaggtgttctgcttcatccatctgagcgttcaggagtttctggctgcagtctacatgttccactgttacaccaacaggaaggagaaggttctggaagacttcctgggaaaagactggaaagatgAGGGGAGAGACACTCTGGATGTGTTCCTGaacagagtcatggagaaatccctgagaagtaaaaatggtcacctggacctgtttgttcgcttccttcatggcctctgtctggagtccaaccagagactctTAGGAGGTCGGCTGGATCAGACAGAGAACCatccagaaatgatccagagagtcatcaacaacctgaagaagatgaacagtgatgaaatgtctccagacaggagcatcaacatcttccactgtctgatggagatgaaggatctctcagtacATCATGAGATCCAAGAGTTCCTTCAGTCAAAGAACAGATCAGAGGAGGAACTCTCTGAGatccactgctcagctctggcctacatgctgcaaatgtcagaggaggttctggataAGTTGGACCTGAACATGTACAGAACATCAGATGAGGGAAAACGGAggctgattccagctgtgaggaactgcagaaaggctcg ACTTTCTGACTGTGGActctcagagagtcactgtgaagttgtggcctcagctctgaagtccaacccctcctatctgatagaactggacctgagctggaacaagctgcaggattcaggagtgaagcatctttgtgatggactgcagagtccaaactgtaaactggagactctcag